One Flagellimonas sp. CMM7 genomic region harbors:
- a CDS encoding chloride channel protein codes for MPNKKKSLLTRFLKWRYKNISNRTFVHIMSLVVGFLAGLVAVTLKNTTYFIQSLLEKGIVFSENQLYFILPIIGLALVFLYVKFVHKKPIQHAVSSIIFSLSKKGGLLNVKDIYTPLIAAPLTVGFGGSVGLLGPAVKSGSALSSNLSRLFHIDAKTRSLLVACASAGAISSIFQSPIAAIIFAVEVFTLDLTMLSMLPLLLASISGVLTSYFFLGNEVLFSFSLSEGFQLKDTLFYILLGVGTAFASIYFTKMYFAILELFKRFRSPKYKLLVGGIAIGVMLYAIPPLYGEGFGFINNLLEGDHLKALGKTPFDDFTNNIWVVIALLFGITIFKAIAMTATFAAGGAGGIFIPTMVMGSALGNVLAKVINNLGLGFAVSESNFTLIGMAGLIAGVIHAPLTAIFLIAEITGGYQLFVPLMITASISYLMTKNALDYTIYTKELAKIGAVLTHNKDQMVLGLMEMDDVIEKNFKPVRPEMSLGNMLHESVSKSKRNIFPVLNEEEKLMGIIVLDDIREFMFDNDLYNSVYVKNLMHAPPEHIFYDTDSMKIVMRKFQDSGAWNLPVIKEGKYIGFISKSKLLTAYRRKLINYTR; via the coding sequence ATGCCCAACAAAAAGAAAAGTTTACTTACACGTTTCCTTAAATGGAGATATAAAAACATCTCCAATAGGACCTTTGTTCATATCATGAGCTTGGTAGTTGGCTTTTTGGCAGGGTTGGTTGCGGTTACTTTAAAAAACACCACCTATTTTATTCAATCCCTTTTAGAAAAAGGAATAGTTTTTTCTGAAAACCAGTTATACTTTATTCTACCAATTATTGGTTTGGCCCTTGTATTTCTCTATGTAAAATTTGTACATAAAAAGCCCATTCAACATGCAGTTTCTTCCATCATCTTTTCACTTTCAAAAAAAGGTGGGTTGCTAAATGTAAAGGACATCTACACTCCTTTGATTGCAGCGCCATTAACAGTTGGTTTTGGTGGGTCTGTTGGGTTGCTAGGTCCTGCAGTTAAATCTGGGTCCGCATTAAGTTCTAACCTTAGTAGATTGTTTCACATAGATGCCAAAACCCGTTCACTTTTAGTTGCTTGTGCATCCGCAGGAGCAATTTCATCTATATTCCAGTCACCCATTGCCGCCATAATTTTTGCCGTGGAAGTATTTACATTGGATTTAACGATGCTCTCCATGCTTCCGTTGCTTTTGGCTTCAATTTCTGGCGTACTTACTTCCTATTTCTTTTTGGGCAACGAAGTACTTTTTAGCTTTTCACTATCCGAAGGATTTCAACTCAAGGATACCCTTTTCTATATCTTATTGGGAGTAGGCACAGCATTCGCATCAATATATTTTACCAAGATGTATTTTGCAATTTTAGAATTGTTCAAACGCTTTAGAAGCCCTAAGTACAAACTTCTGGTTGGCGGTATTGCCATTGGGGTCATGCTATATGCAATTCCCCCATTATATGGGGAAGGTTTTGGGTTTATCAATAATTTGTTGGAAGGCGATCATTTAAAAGCTTTGGGCAAAACCCCTTTTGATGATTTCACAAACAATATTTGGGTGGTCATAGCCCTATTATTTGGTATTACCATATTTAAGGCCATTGCCATGACCGCAACATTTGCCGCCGGTGGTGCGGGCGGAATATTCATCCCAACAATGGTCATGGGTAGTGCTTTGGGCAACGTATTGGCCAAGGTTATCAATAACTTGGGGCTTGGCTTTGCGGTTTCGGAAAGCAATTTCACCCTCATTGGAATGGCAGGGTTAATTGCAGGGGTAATCCATGCTCCTTTAACCGCCATTTTCTTAATTGCTGAAATCACTGGTGGCTATCAATTGTTTGTTCCCTTGATGATTACCGCTTCCATATCTTATTTAATGACCAAAAATGCATTGGACTATACCATCTACACCAAAGAACTGGCAAAAATTGGAGCTGTTTTAACACACAATAAAGACCAGATGGTGCTGGGATTAATGGAAATGGATGATGTCATAGAGAAAAACTTTAAACCAGTTCGACCAGAAATGTCTCTTGGCAACATGCTACACGAATCAGTTTCAAAATCAAAAAGAAATATTTTTCCAGTTTTAAATGAGGAAGAAAAATTGATGGGTATTATAGTTCTGGACGATATCCGTGAATTTATGTTCGATAATGACCTTTATAATTCCGTTTACGTAAAGAACTTAATGCATGCCCCGCCAGAACACATTTTCTATGATACCGATAGCATGAAAATTGTAATGCGAAAATTTCAGGATAGCGGCGCATGGAACTTGCCGGTCATCAAAGAAGGAAAATATATCGGCTTTATTTCCAAATCAAAACTACTGACAGCATACCGAAGAAAATTAATTAACTACACCCGATGA
- a CDS encoding toxin-antitoxin system YwqK family antitoxin yields the protein MKKAIFLMAVVFSVGMYSQSIEPTLEKVGEMVKATYFHENGQIAQVGHYLEGKLHGQWFMYNLEGNKIASGKYINGTKSGKWFFWEGEILKEVDYSDNRIVDVKNWNQSQVVTTNK from the coding sequence ATGAAGAAAGCAATATTTTTGATGGCAGTCGTGTTTTCAGTTGGGATGTATTCACAGAGTATAGAGCCTACTTTGGAGAAAGTGGGTGAAATGGTTAAGGCTACATATTTTCACGAAAACGGTCAGATAGCTCAAGTTGGGCATTACTTGGAAGGTAAATTACATGGACAATGGTTTATGTATAACTTAGAGGGCAATAAAATTGCCTCTGGAAAATACATTAATGGTACTAAATCTGGTAAGTGGTTCTTTTGGGAAGGAGAGATTTTGAAAGAAGTTGATTATTCGGATAATCGTATTGTTGATGTAAAAAATTGGAACCAATCACAAGTAGTGACTACTAATAAGTGA
- the aspS gene encoding aspartate--tRNA ligase — MYRSNTCGDLRASHINKEVVLSGWVHKVRDKGFVIWIDLRDRYGITQLVLDQDRTTTTLLEKAKELGRETVIQIKGQVIERASKNPNIPTGDIEVLVTELQILNESILPPFTIEDDTDGGEDIRMKYRYLDIRRNPVKDNLIFRHKVTMEVRKYLSDQEFIEVETPYLIKSTPEGARDFVVPSRMNEGQFYALPQSPQTFKQLLMVGGMDKYFQIVKCFRDEDLRADRQPEFTQIDCEMAFVEQEDILNAFEGLTKHLLKEVHGIDSEDFPRMTFDDAMRLYGNDKPDIRFGMEFGELNAVAQHKDFNVFNSAELVVGITVPGGATYTRKEIDKLIDWVRRPQVGAKGMIYVKCNDDGTYKSSVDKFYDQEDLAKWAEVTKAKKGDLICVLSGDTNETRAQLSALRMELAERLGLRKPDEFAPLWVIDFPLLELDEETGAYHAMHHPFTSPKPGQMELLETNPGAVKANAYDLVLNGNEIGGGSIRIHDKDIQATMFKHLGFTPEEAKAQFGFLMDAFQYGAPPHGGIAFGLDRLVSILGGQETIRDFIAFPKNNSGRDVMIDAPATIDDEQLKELRLKLDV; from the coding sequence ATGTATAGAAGTAACACCTGTGGTGACTTAAGAGCATCACATATAAATAAAGAAGTAGTCTTAAGTGGTTGGGTTCATAAAGTAAGAGATAAAGGCTTTGTGATTTGGATTGATCTTCGTGATCGTTATGGCATTACACAACTGGTACTTGACCAAGACCGTACAACAACAACCCTTTTAGAAAAAGCAAAAGAATTAGGTAGAGAAACGGTTATACAGATTAAAGGTCAGGTAATTGAAAGAGCCTCTAAAAATCCTAATATCCCAACAGGAGATATAGAAGTGCTTGTAACCGAACTTCAAATATTGAATGAATCTATTTTGCCCCCTTTTACTATTGAAGATGATACGGATGGTGGTGAAGATATCCGTATGAAATATCGCTATCTGGATATCCGTAGAAATCCAGTGAAGGATAATCTCATCTTTAGGCACAAAGTAACCATGGAGGTTCGCAAATATCTTTCTGACCAGGAATTTATTGAAGTTGAAACACCTTATTTGATAAAGTCCACCCCGGAAGGTGCTAGGGATTTTGTAGTTCCAAGTAGGATGAATGAAGGCCAGTTTTATGCCCTACCCCAATCCCCGCAAACCTTTAAGCAATTGCTTATGGTTGGTGGAATGGACAAGTATTTTCAGATTGTTAAGTGCTTTAGGGATGAGGACCTAAGGGCCGACAGGCAACCTGAATTTACGCAGATAGATTGCGAAATGGCCTTCGTGGAACAAGAGGATATTTTAAATGCTTTTGAAGGATTAACCAAGCATTTGCTCAAGGAAGTTCATGGGATAGATTCAGAAGATTTTCCAAGAATGACTTTTGATGACGCTATGCGGCTCTATGGTAATGACAAGCCAGATATTCGTTTTGGAATGGAATTTGGGGAATTAAATGCAGTTGCCCAACATAAAGATTTTAATGTATTTAACTCAGCTGAGTTAGTAGTTGGAATTACTGTCCCTGGTGGAGCTACCTATACCCGAAAAGAAATTGACAAGCTTATTGATTGGGTCAGAAGACCGCAAGTAGGCGCCAAAGGTATGATCTATGTAAAATGCAATGATGATGGCACTTATAAATCTTCAGTTGATAAATTTTATGATCAAGAGGATTTGGCCAAGTGGGCAGAAGTCACCAAGGCCAAGAAAGGAGATCTAATCTGTGTGCTTTCTGGCGATACCAATGAGACAAGAGCACAGCTAAGTGCATTGCGTATGGAGTTGGCGGAACGTTTAGGTCTAAGGAAACCTGATGAATTTGCCCCATTATGGGTGATAGACTTTCCATTATTGGAATTAGATGAAGAAACAGGTGCCTACCATGCCATGCACCATCCATTTACCTCTCCTAAACCAGGACAAATGGAACTTCTGGAAACCAATCCCGGTGCAGTAAAGGCCAACGCCTATGACCTTGTATTGAACGGAAATGAAATTGGAGGTGGTTCTATTCGTATACATGATAAGGACATTCAGGCTACCATGTTTAAACATTTAGGTTTTACTCCAGAAGAAGCCAAGGCACAATTCGGATTCTTAATGGATGCCTTTCAGTACGGGGCACCTCCCCATGGTGGAATTGCTTTCGGTCTAGACAGATTAGTTTCTATTTTAGGCGGACAGGAAACCATTAGAGATTTTATTGCCTTCCCTAAAAACAACAGTGGTAGAGATGTTATGATTGATGCTCCCGCCACTATTGATGATGAACAATTAAAAGAGCTTCGTTTAAAGCTAGATGTATAA